The proteins below come from a single Gossypium raimondii isolate GPD5lz chromosome 2, ASM2569854v1, whole genome shotgun sequence genomic window:
- the LOC105788174 gene encoding probable trehalase isoform X1, producing MAPFLYHTYRKRHFLFLFSVFILSQSLPPMALTNPLSPPSSCTKGPGPVIPVTPLLSFLVRVQETALQTYGKSNFDPKHYVDLSLKSNLSTTVEAFDKLPKTENGSVSVKDFEGFIGKYFNDAGDDVVYAEPVDFVPEPHGFLPKVENPEVRGWALEVHALWKNFSRKVSSSVLHHPELHTLLPLPRPVIIPGSRFTEVYYWDSYWVIRGLLASKMYETAKAIVTNLIFMLDTYGHVLNGARAYYTNRSQPPLLSAMVYEIYNRTGDVEFVKKSLPPLIKEYRYWNSDIHELIIRDAEQCNHFLNRYYAMWNKPRPESSTIDEELASKFLNDSEKQQFYRELASTAESGWDFSTRWMRNSSDFTTLSTTTILPVDLNIFILRMELDIAFLAKTVGENAITEDFLRASQKRQKAFSAIFWNENMGQWLDYWLNNGADCEEPQTWKAENQNQKVFASNFVPLWIDLFNSDIHLVEKVTKSLKNSGLLCAAGIATSLTNSGQQWDFPNGWAPLQHMIVEGLSKSASMEARTVAKDIAERWIKTNYVAYKKTGAMHEKYDVEKCGEFGGGGEYTPQTGFGWSNGVVLAFLEEFGWPKDKKIDCD from the exons ATGGCCCCATTTCTTTACCACACCTACCGTAAAAGgcatttcctttttctcttttcagtGTTCATTCTTTCACAGTCGCTGCCTCCAATGGCCCTCACTAACCCACTTTCACCTCCATCATCATGTACCAAAGGTCCGGGTCCTGTAATCCCTGTAACACCCTTACTAAGTTTCCTTGTACGTGTCCAAGAAACTGCTTTGCAAACTTATGGGAAATCGAATTTTGATCCTAAACACTATGTAGACTTGTCGTTAAAGTCTAATCTTTCCACCACCGTGGAAGCATTCGATAAACTTCCCAAGACGGAAAATGGGTCAGTTTCTGTTAAGGATTTTGAAGGGTTTATCGGGAAGTACTTTAATGATGCAGGGGATGATGTTGTATATGCTGAGCCAGTGGATTTTGTACCTGAGCCGCATGGCTTTTTGCCCAAGGTGGAGAACCCAGAGGTGAGAGGTTGGGCATTGGAAGTCCATGCTTTATGGAAGAATTTTAGCAGGAAAGTTTCGAGCTCGGTTCTTCATCATCCTGAATTGCATACTCTGCTTCCTTTGCCAAGGCCTGTAATAATTCCTGGTTCACGTTTCACTGAGGTTTATTATTGGGATTCTTATTGGGTTATCAG AGGCCTGCTGGCAAGTAAAATGTACGAGACTGCAAAAGCAATAGTGACTAATCTCATTTTCATGCTAGACACTTATGGTCATGTTCTTAATGGTGCTAGAGCCTATTATACCAATCGAAG CCAGCCTCCTCTTTTGAGTGCAATGGTCTATGAGATATATAATCGGACTGGTGATGTCGAATTTGTTAAGAAATCTCTCCCACCATTGATTAAAGAATATCGATATTGGAATTCAG ATATACATGAGTTGATTATCCGTGATGCTGAGCAGTGTAATCACTTTTTGAATCGGTATTATGCAATGTGGAACAAGCCGAGGCCGGAATCATCAACCATT GATGAAGAACTTGCTTCCAAGTTCTTGAATGATTCTGAGAAACAGCAATTTTACCGAGAGCTGGCTTCGACTGCTGAATCTGGATGGGATTTCAGCACAAGATGGATGAG GAACTCTTCTGATTTTACAACTTTGTCCACAACAACAATCTTACCTgttgatttaaatatattcataCTAAGA ATGGAACTTGACATTGCCTTCTTGGCAAAAACTGTTGGGGAGAACGCTATCACTGAGGATTTCCTGAGAGCTTCTCAGAAAAGACAAAAGGCATTCAGCGCTATTTTTTGGAATGAAAACATGGGACAATGGCTAGATTATTGGCTCAATAATGGTGCTGACTGTGAG GAACCTCAAACTTGGAAAGCTGAGAACCAAAACCAGAAGGTGTTTGCTTCAAATTTTGTTCCCTTGTGGATTGATTTGTTCAACTCAG ATATTCATCTGGTGGAAAAGGTCACAAAAAGTCTTAAAAACTCAGGCCTGCTTTGTGCTGCTGGGATTGCAACCTCTTTAACAAATTCAGGCCAGCAATG GGATTTCCCAAATGGCTGGGCACCACTTCAGCATATGATAGTTGAAGGTCTATCAAAATCTGCATCAATGGAAGCAAGGACAGTGGCAAAAGACATAGCTGAGAGGTGGATCAAAACAAATTACGTTGCCTACAAGAAAACAGGGGCAATGCATGAGAAATATGATGTGGAAAAATGTGGTGAGTTTGGGGGTGGTGGAGAATACACACCCCAGACTGGTTTTGGTTGGTCAAATGGAGTTGTATTGGCATTCTTGGAGGAGTTTGGATGGCCTAAAGACAAAAAGATTGACTGCGACTGA
- the LOC105788174 gene encoding probable trehalase isoform X2 has translation MAPFLYHTYRKRHFLFLFSVFILSQSLPPMALTNPLSPPSSCTKGPGPVIPVTPLLSFLVRVQETALQTYGKSNFDPKHYVDLSLKSNLSTTVEAFDKLPKTENGSVSVKDFEGFIGKYFNDAGDDVVYAEPVDFVPEPHGFLPKVENPEVRGWALEVHALWKNFSRKVSSSVLHHPELHTLLPLPRPVIIPGSRFTEVYYWDSYWVIRGLLASKMYETAKAIVTNLIFMLDTYGHVLNGARAYYTNRSQPPLLSAMVYEIYNRTGDVEFVKKSLPPLIKEYRYWNSDIHELIIRDAEQCNHFLNRYYAMWNKPRPESSTIDEELASKFLNDSEKQQFYRELASTAESGWDFSTRWMRNSSDFTTLSTTTILPVDLNIFILRMELDIAFLAKTVGENAITEDFLRASQKRQKAFSAIFWNENMGQWLDYWLNNGADCEEPQTWKAENQNQKVFASNFVPLWIDLFNSGLLCAAGIATSLTNSGQQWDFPNGWAPLQHMIVEGLSKSASMEARTVAKDIAERWIKTNYVAYKKTGAMHEKYDVEKCGEFGGGGEYTPQTGFGWSNGVVLAFLEEFGWPKDKKIDCD, from the exons ATGGCCCCATTTCTTTACCACACCTACCGTAAAAGgcatttcctttttctcttttcagtGTTCATTCTTTCACAGTCGCTGCCTCCAATGGCCCTCACTAACCCACTTTCACCTCCATCATCATGTACCAAAGGTCCGGGTCCTGTAATCCCTGTAACACCCTTACTAAGTTTCCTTGTACGTGTCCAAGAAACTGCTTTGCAAACTTATGGGAAATCGAATTTTGATCCTAAACACTATGTAGACTTGTCGTTAAAGTCTAATCTTTCCACCACCGTGGAAGCATTCGATAAACTTCCCAAGACGGAAAATGGGTCAGTTTCTGTTAAGGATTTTGAAGGGTTTATCGGGAAGTACTTTAATGATGCAGGGGATGATGTTGTATATGCTGAGCCAGTGGATTTTGTACCTGAGCCGCATGGCTTTTTGCCCAAGGTGGAGAACCCAGAGGTGAGAGGTTGGGCATTGGAAGTCCATGCTTTATGGAAGAATTTTAGCAGGAAAGTTTCGAGCTCGGTTCTTCATCATCCTGAATTGCATACTCTGCTTCCTTTGCCAAGGCCTGTAATAATTCCTGGTTCACGTTTCACTGAGGTTTATTATTGGGATTCTTATTGGGTTATCAG AGGCCTGCTGGCAAGTAAAATGTACGAGACTGCAAAAGCAATAGTGACTAATCTCATTTTCATGCTAGACACTTATGGTCATGTTCTTAATGGTGCTAGAGCCTATTATACCAATCGAAG CCAGCCTCCTCTTTTGAGTGCAATGGTCTATGAGATATATAATCGGACTGGTGATGTCGAATTTGTTAAGAAATCTCTCCCACCATTGATTAAAGAATATCGATATTGGAATTCAG ATATACATGAGTTGATTATCCGTGATGCTGAGCAGTGTAATCACTTTTTGAATCGGTATTATGCAATGTGGAACAAGCCGAGGCCGGAATCATCAACCATT GATGAAGAACTTGCTTCCAAGTTCTTGAATGATTCTGAGAAACAGCAATTTTACCGAGAGCTGGCTTCGACTGCTGAATCTGGATGGGATTTCAGCACAAGATGGATGAG GAACTCTTCTGATTTTACAACTTTGTCCACAACAACAATCTTACCTgttgatttaaatatattcataCTAAGA ATGGAACTTGACATTGCCTTCTTGGCAAAAACTGTTGGGGAGAACGCTATCACTGAGGATTTCCTGAGAGCTTCTCAGAAAAGACAAAAGGCATTCAGCGCTATTTTTTGGAATGAAAACATGGGACAATGGCTAGATTATTGGCTCAATAATGGTGCTGACTGTGAG GAACCTCAAACTTGGAAAGCTGAGAACCAAAACCAGAAGGTGTTTGCTTCAAATTTTGTTCCCTTGTGGATTGATTTGTTCAACTCAG GCCTGCTTTGTGCTGCTGGGATTGCAACCTCTTTAACAAATTCAGGCCAGCAATG GGATTTCCCAAATGGCTGGGCACCACTTCAGCATATGATAGTTGAAGGTCTATCAAAATCTGCATCAATGGAAGCAAGGACAGTGGCAAAAGACATAGCTGAGAGGTGGATCAAAACAAATTACGTTGCCTACAAGAAAACAGGGGCAATGCATGAGAAATATGATGTGGAAAAATGTGGTGAGTTTGGGGGTGGTGGAGAATACACACCCCAGACTGGTTTTGGTTGGTCAAATGGAGTTGTATTGGCATTCTTGGAGGAGTTTGGATGGCCTAAAGACAAAAAGATTGACTGCGACTGA